The Acipenser ruthenus chromosome 15, fAciRut3.2 maternal haplotype, whole genome shotgun sequence genomic sequence AGACATGAGAGGCCGCCTCTTCTGGGTAGCTCTGGACCTCCTCGACATCTTAGACATTCAGGCCAACTTGTGGGAGCCTCACAAAACCGGGCTTCCCATCTGGGCTGAGGGGCTCATGTTTTTTTACTGCTACATTCTCCTGCTGATTCTGCCTTGTGTGTCTCTGAGCGAGATCAGCATGCAGGGAGAACACATTTCCCCACAAAAAATGATGCTCTACCCAGTCCTGAGCTTAGTGACCATAAATATTGTCACTATCTTCATTCGGGTTATCAACATGGTCTTGTTCCAGGACAGCAGGGTCTCGACCATCTTCATTGGAAAGAACATTGTGGCCATTACCACCAAAGCCTGTACCTTCCTGGAGTACAAGAAGCAGGTCAAGGAGTTTCCCCAGAATGCAATTGCGCTGGAACTGCAGCAGAACTCCATCCACCACAACCAGACCCTCCCCAACACAACGGGGGTGCCCCATGAACAGTCACCCACCAGGGAGATAGTAGACTCATGACAAAGGCCACGTATGAGAGCCCTTTCTCTTTCATCATTCCCTGGTGCATCGATAAGACCATCTTCAAGACGGTGTCCAACTGAAAAAGCCAATCCACCCCATGCCTCCCACCCTTCCTCTCCCCTTGCATTGCCCAGCTCCACGGATAGCTCCCTAAGTGACTGTTTGAACAATGAAAGACAGGATTACCGTCTCTCTGAGATTTATTGATTTATCTCAGGAACATTGCAAAGTTCAAACTGAAAGTTGAGCTGgaatataaaacagaagaaaaatataaaaaaaaaatgttctgatgAACTTATTTTTATGtatcagttaaaaaaaactgatttgtttttaaacttgAAGTATCATTCTGTTTTTGTGTGGAATGGTCTGTTCTTATAACTATCATCACTTGACCGAGTTGTATCTCTTTCCAGTCATACAACAGCAGAGAATGAATGCAGTAACATGCTCTCTGCTTCTGGCTGCTGGAGGTGGAAGCCGTATCCCAGGGTACTACTCCCATGGACATTATAGTTTATGAccaaatgtttaatttaatgcTGGTGTTTCCCAAAGCTCAGCACAATCTTGCTACATATAAAAAGGGTGGTCAGATGTCAAAAGGCAGCTGTGTTTTTAACAGATTcgttgtgtgttatacagtcagTCAGTATATCTGTGTACAGGTTCTACTTCAATACAGATCCATTTCAAATTTCCACAAGCGATTATAATACTATGTTGTTTTATGATTATTATGGTTATCTAATAATTATTTGAATTAATCTTTTGTTGGTGGGAGGTTTACAATTAATTAATCTGTTTTAATAAAGgtacatttaaaatcagttttattttaatgttttttttttttttttgcatacaaaaCGATGGGGTTTGTTCTCAGATATCTTCTGTGTGTTTAGCTTGATTCTTCTACTAGGGGCAGCATAACCCATTTGTTTGGATCACAAACCTCTGACATGCTGCCTGATTTCCCACAATGCACTAATGGTGCAAACCGATTTTCTTCTTTTACATTGATACCTGCTTTATGATAACATAACAATATAGCATATTTTTAGCTGTGAATTCTTTGGAATAGGGTTACAATGTGAAACAATGACTAAACGTTAatacaatgtgtgtgtatatatatatatatatatatatataggatgtgTTCTTGTGCTATCATCACACTGATAgctttacatttttattgcagACATTTTAGTTCATCattatggaaaaataaaaacaaattttggtgtcagctatttaaaaaatacagggggctcccgagtggcgcatccagtaaaggcgctccacgtggagtgcaagatgtgccctatagtctggacgtggcgagttcgagtccaggatattcctttgccgaccgaggatgggcgctcccagggggcagcgctcgcccggggggagggagggttaggtcggccaggatgtccttggctcactgcgcaccagcgacccctgtagtctggccggacgcgtgcgggcttgcctgtaagctgcccgagagctgcattgtcctccaatgctgtagctcttgggtggctgcatggtgagtccgcagtgtgaaaaaaagtggtcggctgatggcacacgccgtcagcgcaggagtggtagcggtgagctgagcctaaaaataattggccagttcaaattggggagaaaataataaaaaataattggcaacgactaaa encodes the following:
- the LOC117422391 gene encoding transmembrane protein 121-like; the protein is MVLPSPDKRHVCLTTIVIMTSMAFMDAYLVEQNQGPRKIGVCIIVLVGDICFLIVLRYVAVWVGAEVKTAKRGYAMILWFLYIFVLEIKLYFIFQNYKADNRNLETVARKALTLLLSICVPGLYLILVALDSMEYLRTFRKKEDMRGRLFWVALDLLDILDIQANLWEPHKTGLPIWAEGLMFFYCYILLLILPCVSLSEISMQGEHISPQKMMLYPVLSLVTINIVTIFIRVINMVLFQDSRVSTIFIGKNIVAITTKACTFLEYKKQVKEFPQNAIALELQQNSIHHNQTLPNTTGVPHEQSPTREIVDS